The window ACGAGAAAGCCAGAAATAGTGATGAATATTGTGGAGAACGACAGCGTCCTAAGGGCAATTCCGGCGGCGACGAGGCCCAGGGGGCCCAACCCGTTCAGCAGGACGCCGATCATGCTTAACGCCCGCCCCATGAATTCCTTAGGAATTACTTTAATCGCTAGTGCATCGAGGTGCACGCCCACCGCCACCGCTCCAAAGCCCGCTAGACCCAGCGCGATAATGGCGGGTAGAAGGTTTGCCGCCCAAGCCAGCGCCCCAATGGACAAACCCATCACCAGACTTCCCCCAAAAATAAACGGGAGCGATCGAGAGCTGCGGAACGTTGTGAATATAGCGTAGCCTAGCAGTTCACCAGCGGTGATCCCAGCCAGGAGCAACCCGTATCCCTCTGCACCACCCCCCAACGATTTGGCGTACGGGGCCATCATGACACCTATAGGGGAGAGAATAAAGTTAAGCAGTCCCACCATGAACAAAGCCGCAGCAAGCAGAGGCACCGAAAAAAGCATTCTCACCGTCGCGACCATTGGATCAATCCACTGCTCCCGTAGCGACATCCGAGCTTCCGCTTCGACCGCCCCATAGCCGGAGGCGGTGTCTTGCTCGCTCCCTCTGCCTGAATCCGATACAGCATGGCCCGCTCGAGGTTCTTCGACAAACCGAACCATCGATGCAGCGACAAGGTACACGGACACCGTGACGAGCAGCGTAGCGGCTACACCCAGCCCAGCGACCAGCAAGCCCCCAAGCGGCATCGAAGCCATCCGCAACAGCTTGGACATGCCCTGGGTCATCGCCGCACCCTGCGAGTATTGCTCTGTGGTCAGCAAGAGCGGGCCCAGGGCATTGTTGGCGGGAGCGAAGAACGACGAAATCAGGTTGTCTATTGCCA of the Oceanithermus desulfurans genome contains:
- a CDS encoding MFS transporter, with the protein product MSHPFKNPNFRTYLIARLFGALGSYMMEVALMWWALEATGQNDSVAWVALTMSVVGTLASPFGGVLADRANKVGLASVGYALSMVAPAAAAALLLSGHLSFGLVMAIVAIDNLISSFFAPANNALGPLLLTTEQYSQGAAMTQGMSKLLRMASMPLGGLLVAGLGVAATLLVTVSVYLVAASMVRFVEEPRAGHAVSDSGRGSEQDTASGYGAVEAEARMSLREQWIDPMVATVRMLFSVPLLAAALFMVGLLNFILSPIGVMMAPYAKSLGGGAEGYGLLLAGITAGELLGYAIFTTFRSSRSLPFIFGGSLVMGLSIGALAWAANLLPAIIALGLAGFGAVAVGVHLDALAIKVIPKEFMGRALSMIGVLLNGLGPLGLVAAGIALRTLSFSTIFITISGFLVVASLLWLWPSIARAVRAAELVLETGDAAETAAAKTA